One Luteibacter aegosomaticola genomic window carries:
- a CDS encoding LysR family transcriptional regulator: MTDFQDLSAFLAVVRANGFREAARTAGQSASSLSEAVRRIEASMGVRLLNRTTRSVAPTEVGARLAERLAPAFSEVEAALDVVNHFRDRPAGTLRINVPANIAKTVLQPIIFPFLERYPDIRLEIVVEDSFVDLLAAGCDAGIRYDERLELDMVALPIGPRTQRLVTAAAPAYLAEHGTPTHPRDLLRHRCMRGQFSGGRIPAWEFEREGEVVLVEPQGPLLVRQGSAFDLAVDGAVAGLGIVHLFDDWLRAPLKSGALVTVLDDWVQEFSGPFLYYPGRKHLPSPLRAFVDFIRETGASA; encoded by the coding sequence ATGACCGACTTCCAGGATCTTTCCGCCTTCCTCGCCGTGGTCCGCGCCAACGGCTTTCGTGAGGCAGCCCGCACCGCCGGGCAGTCGGCTTCCAGCCTGAGCGAGGCCGTACGCCGCATCGAGGCCTCGATGGGCGTGCGCCTGCTCAACCGCACCACCCGCTCGGTGGCCCCCACCGAAGTCGGCGCCCGCCTGGCCGAGCGCCTGGCGCCCGCGTTTAGCGAAGTGGAAGCCGCGCTCGATGTGGTGAACCACTTCCGTGACCGCCCGGCGGGGACGCTGCGCATCAACGTGCCCGCCAATATCGCGAAGACGGTGTTGCAGCCGATCATCTTCCCCTTCCTCGAGCGCTACCCCGATATCCGCCTGGAGATCGTGGTGGAAGACAGCTTCGTCGACCTGCTCGCCGCGGGCTGCGATGCGGGCATCCGCTACGACGAGCGGCTCGAGCTGGATATGGTCGCCCTGCCGATCGGCCCGCGCACGCAGCGGCTGGTCACGGCGGCGGCGCCTGCGTACCTGGCCGAGCACGGCACCCCCACCCATCCGCGCGACCTGCTCCGGCATCGCTGCATGCGCGGTCAATTCTCGGGCGGGCGGATCCCAGCGTGGGAGTTCGAGCGCGAAGGTGAGGTGGTCCTCGTTGAACCGCAGGGTCCGCTGCTCGTGCGCCAGGGCTCCGCGTTCGACCTGGCCGTGGATGGTGCCGTCGCCGGACTCGGTATCGTCCATCTGTTCGACGACTGGCTGCGCGCGCCGCTGAAAAGCGGTGCTCTCGTCACGGTGCTCGATGACTGGGTGCAGGAGTTCAGTGGCCCCTTCCTGTATTACCCGGGGCGCAAGCACCTGCCCTCGCCGCTACGCGCCTTCGTCGATTTCATTCGCGAAACCGGCGCCTCAGCCTGA
- a CDS encoding MarR family winged helix-turn-helix transcriptional regulator gives MSDQKYVQDAHNREQLRSLHGALISLVGVMNRPQGDEALIREAGIKLDRALFPPLVLIERLGPIGVVELADRIGRDYTTLSRQVAKLESLGLVSRRPQPGDRRVRESVITEEGSAMTAMIDAARLRMAGQVFADWDARDFDDLVRLMRKFADALEARVDPPSG, from the coding sequence ATGTCAGATCAAAAATATGTGCAAGATGCACATAATCGTGAGCAATTGCGGTCCCTCCACGGCGCGCTGATCAGCCTGGTGGGCGTCATGAACCGGCCGCAGGGCGATGAAGCCCTGATCCGGGAGGCCGGCATCAAGCTGGATCGAGCGCTGTTTCCCCCGCTCGTGCTAATCGAGCGCCTGGGCCCGATCGGTGTGGTGGAACTGGCCGACCGGATCGGTCGCGACTACACGACGCTGAGCCGGCAGGTGGCGAAGCTGGAGAGCCTGGGCCTCGTCAGCCGTCGGCCGCAGCCCGGCGACCGTCGCGTGCGCGAATCGGTGATTACCGAGGAGGGCAGTGCGATGACGGCGATGATCGACGCCGCCCGCTTGCGTATGGCGGGGCAGGTGTTCGCCGATTGGGATGCGCGGGATTTCGACGACCTCGTCAGGCTGATGCGCAAGTTCGCCGACGCGCTGGAAGCGCGGGTGGATCCGCCCTCAGGCTGA
- a CDS encoding FAD-dependent oxidoreductase, translating into MTQSSSVDVLICGAGASGLTLGIELARRGVRFRLIEKQPVPFQGSRGKGIQPRTLEIFDDIGVVDRMAAIGGPYPLVRHHAADGSSHDALAIAEAAATPAEPYGTPLMLPQFLTEGVLRDRLVELGGRVEFGHTLAGFTQAAEGVTATIAGPNGEETVCARYLIAADGGRSFIRRTLEIGFPGKELGVRAIVADVNLSGLERDAWHRFGDGDMQRQIALCPLAGTDLFQIQAPIPLEGEVDLSVAGLQAFVLERTGRHDLRVEQVHWASAYSMSARLADHYRVGDVFLVGDAAHVHPPTGGQGLNTSTQDAYNLGWKLAAVLGGAPAALLDTYEEERRPIAAGMLGLATRMLDALKQGSMRRTRETQQLDLGYAGSSLAVDAPALDDATVVAGDRAPDAPLRGAGGQPVRLFDLLRGPHWTLLGVGADRTRLPSRANVHMHMIGEGHELRDDGGHFQAAYGLPAGAWVLIRPDGYIGAIADAAHTDALLAYMALNSSAAA; encoded by the coding sequence ATGACCCAGTCCTCGTCCGTCGATGTCCTGATCTGCGGCGCCGGCGCATCCGGCCTCACCCTCGGCATCGAGCTCGCCCGCCGCGGCGTGCGATTCCGACTCATCGAAAAGCAGCCGGTCCCGTTCCAGGGATCGCGCGGCAAAGGTATCCAGCCACGCACCCTCGAGATCTTCGATGACATCGGCGTCGTGGACCGCATGGCCGCCATCGGCGGCCCCTACCCGCTCGTGCGCCACCACGCCGCCGACGGGAGCAGCCACGACGCGCTCGCCATCGCTGAAGCTGCCGCTACGCCGGCCGAGCCCTACGGCACGCCGCTGATGCTGCCGCAGTTCCTCACCGAAGGCGTCCTCCGCGATCGGCTCGTGGAGCTGGGTGGTCGCGTTGAGTTCGGCCATACGCTGGCAGGCTTCACCCAGGCCGCAGAAGGCGTCACCGCGACGATCGCGGGGCCGAATGGCGAAGAGACCGTCTGCGCGCGCTACCTCATCGCCGCCGATGGCGGGCGCAGCTTCATCCGTCGCACGCTGGAGATCGGCTTCCCCGGCAAGGAACTCGGTGTACGCGCCATCGTGGCCGACGTGAACCTCAGCGGTCTTGAGCGCGATGCGTGGCATCGCTTTGGTGATGGCGACATGCAACGTCAGATCGCTCTCTGCCCGCTGGCGGGTACCGACCTGTTCCAGATCCAGGCGCCGATCCCGCTGGAAGGTGAGGTGGACCTTTCCGTCGCCGGGTTGCAAGCGTTCGTGCTCGAGCGTACCGGTCGCCATGACCTCCGCGTGGAGCAGGTGCACTGGGCCTCTGCGTACAGCATGAGCGCGCGCCTTGCCGACCACTACCGCGTGGGCGATGTGTTTCTCGTGGGTGATGCGGCGCACGTACACCCGCCGACGGGCGGCCAGGGCCTCAATACCAGCACGCAGGATGCGTACAACCTGGGCTGGAAGCTGGCCGCCGTGCTCGGTGGCGCGCCAGCAGCACTATTGGATACGTACGAAGAAGAACGCCGCCCCATCGCCGCCGGCATGCTCGGCCTCGCCACGCGCATGCTCGATGCGCTGAAGCAGGGCAGCATGCGCCGGACGCGCGAAACGCAGCAGCTCGATCTCGGTTATGCGGGTAGCTCGCTCGCCGTGGACGCGCCGGCGCTTGACGATGCCACGGTCGTCGCCGGTGATCGCGCACCTGACGCGCCGCTTCGTGGTGCAGGCGGCCAGCCTGTGCGTCTGTTCGATCTGCTTCGCGGGCCGCACTGGACCTTGCTTGGCGTCGGTGCGGACCGCACGCGACTGCCATCGCGTGCGAATGTGCACATGCATATGATCGGTGAGGGGCACGAGCTTCGTGACGACGGCGGCCACTTCCAGGCCGCGTACGGGCTGCCCGCAGGCGCATGGGTACTGATCCGGCCGGACGGCTACATCGGCGCCATCGCCGATGCAGCCCATACCGACGCCCTGCTTGCCTACATGGCGCTTAATTCTTCCGCAGCGGCCTGA
- a CDS encoding epoxide hydrolase family protein gives MAKGSPPASPPGATAAGGGMFLDMTDDSSIRPFSGLHVSDDDLADLLRRVKSTKWPDKEIVADDTQGVQLDTMKKLADYWATSYDWRKFEKRLDAIPMFVTTIDGVDIQFIHVKSKNKHALPLIITHGWPGSIVEQLKIIDPLVNPTKHGGKASDSFDVVIPSLPGYGLSGKPAATGWDPQHIARAWTILMKRLGYKHFVAQGGDWGNAISEQMAVQAPPELLGISTNMAATVPDDIAKALAAGEPAPASLSADEKKAYEQLDDFYKHGLGYAQEMAGRPQTLYALADSPIGLAAWMIDHDIRSYRLIRRVFDGETEGLSKDDIIDNICFYWFTNTAVSSARLYWESKLPFFAPKHIQIPVAVSAFPDEIYQAPESWAKAAYPKLIHYKRLPKGGHFAAWEQPDAFVTELRESFRPLRKN, from the coding sequence ATGGCCAAAGGGTCACCTCCTGCTTCACCCCCGGGCGCGACGGCCGCCGGCGGCGGCATGTTCCTCGACATGACCGACGATTCGTCGATCCGCCCCTTCTCAGGCCTGCATGTGTCAGACGACGACCTCGCCGACCTGCTCCGCCGTGTGAAGTCCACCAAATGGCCGGACAAGGAAATCGTCGCCGACGATACGCAGGGCGTGCAGCTGGATACGATGAAAAAGCTCGCCGACTACTGGGCGACGAGCTATGACTGGCGCAAGTTCGAGAAGCGCCTGGATGCGATCCCGATGTTCGTCACCACGATCGATGGCGTGGACATCCAGTTCATCCACGTCAAGTCGAAGAACAAACACGCGTTGCCGCTCATCATCACGCACGGCTGGCCCGGCTCGATCGTTGAGCAGCTGAAGATCATCGACCCGCTGGTGAATCCTACGAAACACGGCGGCAAGGCATCCGATTCGTTCGATGTGGTGATTCCTTCGTTGCCCGGATACGGACTCTCAGGGAAGCCCGCAGCGACGGGTTGGGATCCCCAGCACATCGCTCGCGCGTGGACGATCCTGATGAAACGCCTCGGCTACAAGCACTTCGTGGCACAGGGCGGCGATTGGGGTAATGCGATTTCCGAGCAGATGGCGGTGCAGGCGCCGCCGGAACTGCTCGGCATCAGCACGAACATGGCGGCGACCGTGCCGGACGATATCGCCAAGGCCCTGGCGGCAGGTGAGCCTGCGCCCGCCAGCCTCTCCGCCGATGAGAAGAAGGCATACGAGCAGCTCGACGATTTCTACAAACACGGCCTCGGCTACGCGCAGGAGATGGCCGGCCGCCCGCAAACGCTGTACGCGCTTGCCGATTCACCCATTGGCCTCGCGGCGTGGATGATCGATCACGATATTCGCAGCTACCGCCTGATCCGCCGCGTGTTCGATGGCGAAACGGAAGGCCTGTCGAAGGATGACATCATCGATAACATCTGTTTCTACTGGTTCACCAACACGGCGGTGTCGTCCGCGCGCTTGTACTGGGAAAGCAAGCTGCCGTTCTTCGCGCCGAAGCACATCCAGATCCCGGTAGCCGTCAGCGCTTTCCCCGATGAGATCTACCAGGCACCGGAGAGCTGGGCGAAGGCGGCGTACCCGAAGCTCATCCACTACAAACGCCTTCCGAAAGGTGGCCACTTTGCCGCCTGGGAACAGCCCGATGCGTTCGTCACCGAGCTGCGCGAATCGTTCAGGCCGCTGCGGAAGAATTAA
- a CDS encoding type 1 glutamine amidotransferase domain-containing protein: protein MKILMVITSHDQLGNTGKKTGFWLEEFAAPYYVFKEAGVEMVLSSPKGGQPPFDPKSDEKEFQTELTARYKQDKDAQRELANTVTLSTVKHDGFDAVFYPGGHGPMWDLAEDPDSIALLESFYKAGKYLALVCHAPGVLRHVKAPDGNWLVKGKKVTGFTNTEEEAVQLTKVVPFLVEDELKAKGGIFSKTDDWKPYVLIDGKLVTGQNPASSGPGATVLLALLRSR from the coding sequence ATGAAGATCCTGATGGTGATCACGTCCCACGACCAGCTCGGCAATACAGGCAAGAAAACCGGCTTCTGGCTGGAGGAATTCGCCGCGCCGTATTACGTGTTCAAAGAAGCGGGCGTGGAGATGGTGCTGTCATCACCGAAGGGTGGCCAGCCGCCGTTCGATCCCAAGAGCGACGAGAAAGAGTTCCAGACCGAACTGACCGCGCGCTACAAGCAGGATAAAGACGCGCAAAGAGAACTGGCGAACACCGTCACGCTATCCACTGTGAAACATGATGGCTTCGATGCGGTGTTCTACCCCGGTGGCCATGGTCCCATGTGGGACCTCGCGGAAGACCCGGATTCCATCGCGTTGCTAGAGTCGTTCTACAAGGCCGGTAAATACCTGGCACTCGTATGCCACGCACCCGGCGTGCTGCGTCACGTCAAAGCGCCCGATGGCAACTGGCTGGTGAAGGGCAAGAAGGTCACCGGCTTCACCAATACGGAAGAAGAGGCGGTGCAACTGACCAAAGTCGTGCCGTTCCTCGTCGAGGACGAGCTCAAGGCGAAGGGCGGCATCTTCTCCAAGACCGACGACTGGAAACCCTACGTGCTGATCGACGGGAAGCTGGTGACTGGCCAAAACCCCGCCTCGTCGGGGCCTGGCGCGACCGTGCTGCTGGCGCTCCTCCGGTCCCGATAG
- a CDS encoding energy transducer TonB has translation MSYALVPTPASGQYQLKRSEHAFGAQSITNEPPVYPSSLVRQQLPETTVRVKAIVNEAGTVTEVRDLDTTTSPEHLLFLAACRDAVMQWRYTPMYLIEEFDDGKGNISHTKKAAPFSLDYAFQFALVNGQPTVTPRQ, from the coding sequence GTGAGCTACGCCCTCGTGCCAACCCCGGCTTCGGGCCAATACCAGCTCAAACGCAGTGAGCACGCGTTCGGCGCCCAGTCCATTACGAACGAGCCGCCGGTTTACCCATCGTCCCTGGTGCGACAGCAACTGCCCGAAACCACGGTGCGAGTGAAGGCCATCGTCAACGAGGCTGGCACGGTGACGGAAGTGCGTGATCTCGATACCACGACATCACCCGAACACCTGCTATTCCTCGCCGCATGCCGCGACGCCGTGATGCAATGGCGGTACACACCGATGTACCTGATCGAGGAATTCGATGATGGCAAGGGCAACATCAGCCATACGAAGAAGGCTGCGCCATTTAGCCTGGACTATGCGTTTCAGTTTGCGCTGGTGAATGGGCAGCCAACGGTGACACCGCGGCAGTGA
- a CDS encoding lipid-A-disaccharide synthase N-terminal domain-containing protein: MTTIFRSESAYRPLTHALKKSPVDRGFFLSRRSSGYHCDSSASYGFPDDTISSTTWQAMKSSEGFLEPYLNHLAPWLYTDSVIWTIVGLSGGFLFSSRFVLQWLHSERSGRLVVPALFWHISFWGSLLSLIYALHLDKLPIILSYFFLPALYARNLWLLKRGKEVDKEVSRVQ; the protein is encoded by the coding sequence ATGACGACGATATTCCGTTCTGAGTCGGCGTATCGACCGCTTACGCACGCGTTGAAAAAGAGCCCCGTCGACCGGGGCTTTTTTTTGTCACGCCGCTCTTCAGGCTACCATTGCGATAGCAGCGCGTCGTACGGATTTCCTGACGACACCATCTCATCCACCACGTGGCAGGCTATGAAATCCAGTGAAGGTTTTCTCGAGCCCTATCTCAATCACCTTGCGCCCTGGCTGTACACGGATTCCGTGATCTGGACGATCGTCGGGCTGTCGGGTGGTTTTTTGTTCAGTTCTCGCTTTGTTTTACAGTGGCTTCATTCCGAGCGCTCAGGTCGACTCGTGGTCCCGGCGCTCTTCTGGCACATCAGCTTTTGGGGCAGTCTTCTCTCGCTCATCTATGCGCTTCATCTCGACAAATTGCCGATTATTCTGAGCTACTTTTTCCTGCCTGCTCTTTATGCAAGAAACCTTTGGTTGCTCAAGAGAGGTAAGGAAGTCGACAAAGAAGTATCCCGCGTTCAGTAG
- the ssb gene encoding single-stranded DNA-binding protein gives MARGINKVIIVGNLGADPETRYTGSGTAITSLRIATSENWTDKQSGEKQERTEWHRVKLFGKLAEISGEYLKKGRQVYIEGSLRTDKYTDKDGVERYSTDIIANEMQMLGGQGGGEGGGGGFGGGSRPQQSRGGQGGGGNYGGGGGNNYGGGGGGQQRGGQGGGYGGGGGNRGGDDYGQQRSGGNAPQRSAPPVNEGFDDDDIPF, from the coding sequence ATGGCACGCGGCATCAACAAGGTCATCATCGTCGGCAATCTCGGCGCCGATCCGGAAACCCGTTACACCGGCAGCGGCACGGCGATCACCAGCCTGCGCATCGCTACGTCGGAAAACTGGACCGACAAGCAGAGCGGCGAAAAGCAGGAACGCACCGAGTGGCACCGCGTGAAGCTGTTCGGCAAGCTCGCCGAGATCTCGGGCGAGTACCTCAAGAAGGGCCGTCAGGTCTACATCGAAGGCTCGCTGCGTACCGACAAGTACACCGATAAGGACGGCGTCGAACGCTACAGCACCGACATCATCGCCAACGAGATGCAGATGCTCGGTGGCCAGGGTGGCGGCGAAGGCGGTGGCGGTGGCTTCGGCGGCGGCAGCCGTCCGCAGCAGTCGCGCGGCGGCCAGGGCGGTGGCGGTAACTACGGCGGTGGCGGCGGCAATAACTACGGCGGTGGTGGCGGTGGCCAGCAGCGCGGTGGCCAGGGCGGCGGCTACGGCGGTGGCGGTGGCAACCGCGGCGGCGATGACTACGGCCAGCAGCGCAGCGGCGGCAACGCCCCGCAGCGTTCGGCCCCGCCGGTCAACGAAGGCTTTGATGACGACGATATTCCGTTCTGA
- a CDS encoding MFS transporter, giving the protein MSQLSPLERRSALTLALVISLRLFGLFLILPVFSVYARAMPDATPLLIGVALGVYGIGQMLLQVPLGMLSDRIGRKPAISLGLLVFAVGGAVAAMSHTLTGIIIGRALQGMGAVAGAGTALAADLTADANRSKVMGIIGVSIGLSFLLALILGPPLEAVAGLGGLFGLTSLLALGAMLLLWWLVPTPARAERPATGTVRDILAMLGDRSMLVLNGSVFFLHALLTACFVGLPLLLTDTFEVPVARHWTLYLPVMVIAALVMGAFMPRMRDAARSARMVVGCVVALGLALAGMALTTSHEWLLGSAVAVFFSAFNLLEAALPSLVSRLAPAHLRGAAMGAYSTSQFFGAFVGGALGGWALGALGLKGVFGAAAALTLFWLPLVLRNAALVGARSRATGNAASLD; this is encoded by the coding sequence GTGAGCCAGCTCAGCCCCCTGGAACGACGCAGCGCCCTGACCCTGGCCCTGGTGATCAGCCTGCGGCTGTTCGGCCTGTTCCTCATCCTTCCCGTCTTCTCCGTGTATGCCCGGGCCATGCCCGATGCCACCCCGCTGCTGATCGGCGTGGCCCTTGGCGTGTACGGCATCGGCCAGATGCTGCTCCAGGTGCCCCTGGGCATGCTCTCCGACCGGATCGGCCGCAAGCCCGCGATCAGCCTGGGCCTCTTGGTCTTCGCCGTGGGTGGGGCCGTGGCGGCCATGTCGCATACCCTCACCGGCATCATCATCGGCCGGGCCCTGCAGGGCATGGGGGCGGTGGCGGGCGCCGGTACGGCCCTGGCCGCCGACCTCACCGCTGACGCCAACCGCAGCAAGGTGATGGGCATTATCGGTGTCTCCATTGGCCTGTCGTTCCTGCTGGCGCTCATCCTGGGCCCGCCGCTGGAGGCCGTGGCCGGGCTGGGCGGCCTGTTTGGCCTGACGTCGTTGTTGGCACTCGGTGCCATGCTCCTCCTCTGGTGGCTGGTGCCGACCCCGGCACGGGCCGAACGGCCGGCCACGGGCACCGTCCGCGACATCCTGGCCATGCTGGGTGATCGCTCCATGCTGGTGCTCAACGGCTCGGTGTTCTTCCTGCATGCCCTGCTCACGGCTTGCTTCGTCGGCCTGCCGCTCCTGCTGACCGATACGTTCGAGGTGCCCGTGGCCCGGCACTGGACCCTTTACCTCCCGGTGATGGTGATCGCCGCGCTGGTGATGGGCGCCTTCATGCCGCGCATGCGCGATGCGGCCCGCAGCGCCCGGATGGTGGTGGGCTGCGTCGTGGCCCTCGGCCTCGCGCTGGCCGGCATGGCCCTGACCACTTCCCACGAATGGCTGCTGGGCTCGGCCGTGGCCGTGTTCTTCTCGGCCTTCAACCTGCTCGAGGCCGCGCTGCCCAGCCTGGTCTCCCGGCTCGCACCGGCCCATCTGCGCGGGGCCGCCATGGGTGCGTATTCCACCAGCCAGTTTTTCGGCGCCTTCGTGGGCGGGGCGCTGGGCGGGTGGGCCCTCGGCGCCCTCGGCCTGAAGGGCGTCTTCGGCGCCGCGGCGGCACTCACGCTGTTCTGGCTCCCCCTGGTCCTACGCAACGCCGCCCTTGTAGGGGCGCGCTCGCGCGCGACCGGCAACGCGGCAAGCCTCGACTAA
- a CDS encoding polyprenyl synthetase family protein has translation MSSIAESQTPIDFASVRALAADDMREVDALIRHRLSSDVVLINQIAEHIIAGGGKRLRPMLHVLAARTAGYQGTEHAKLAAIIEFIHTSTLLHDDVVDESDMRRGRKTANALWGNAASVLVGDFLYSRSFQLMVELDDMRIMRILANTTNTIAEGEVLQLLNIGNADVDEAAYLAVIERKTAVLFAAATELGGVLGGLPDDQVAALRRYGMELGYAFQIADDLLDYVSDADTLGKNIGDDLAEGKPTLPLIFAMQTADAEQLKSLRHAIEHGGLDSLDRIIAAIRDSGALDRVHARAVSHAVAAKDALAALPASAHRDALLTLADYSVERRF, from the coding sequence ATGTCCTCCATTGCCGAAAGCCAGACCCCCATTGATTTCGCCAGCGTCCGCGCCTTGGCCGCCGACGATATGCGGGAGGTGGATGCACTCATCCGGCATCGCCTGTCCTCCGATGTCGTCCTGATCAACCAGATCGCCGAGCACATCATCGCGGGTGGCGGTAAGCGCCTGCGCCCGATGCTGCATGTGCTGGCCGCCCGCACCGCGGGCTACCAGGGCACCGAGCACGCCAAGCTCGCCGCCATCATCGAGTTCATCCACACCTCCACCCTGCTCCATGACGATGTGGTGGATGAATCCGACATGCGCCGCGGCCGCAAGACCGCGAACGCCCTGTGGGGTAACGCGGCCAGCGTGCTGGTGGGCGATTTCCTCTACTCGCGCTCGTTCCAGCTCATGGTGGAACTGGACGACATGCGGATCATGCGCATCCTCGCCAACACCACCAACACCATCGCCGAGGGCGAGGTGCTGCAGTTGCTGAACATCGGCAACGCGGATGTGGACGAGGCGGCGTACCTCGCCGTGATCGAACGCAAGACGGCCGTGCTGTTCGCCGCGGCCACCGAGCTCGGCGGCGTGCTGGGCGGCCTGCCCGATGACCAGGTCGCGGCGCTGCGCCGCTACGGCATGGAGCTCGGCTACGCATTCCAGATCGCCGACGACCTGCTCGATTACGTGTCCGATGCCGATACGCTCGGCAAGAACATCGGCGACGACCTCGCCGAGGGCAAGCCCACCCTGCCCCTGATCTTCGCCATGCAGACGGCGGATGCCGAGCAGCTGAAATCGCTGCGCCACGCCATCGAACACGGCGGCCTGGATTCGCTGGACCGCATCATCGCGGCCATCCGCGATTCCGGCGCGCTCGATCGCGTGCACGCCAGGGCGGTGTCGCATGCCGTGGCGGCGAAGGATGCGCTGGCGGCGTTGCCGGCCTCGGCACACCGCGATGCGTTGCTGACCCTGGCCGACTACAGCGTCGAACGCCGGTTCTGA
- a CDS encoding dienelactone hydrolase family protein — protein sequence MRRTLLALSLLIMGAAGGAQAAMVAKPVQWTDHGVTFKSFLVYDDAVKAKRPGLLMVPNWYGINDMAIAKAKDIAGKDYVILLTDMYGGDAHPKSTDEAGAAVKPLYGDRKIMRERVSRAFDELKTQEKNAPIDPARLAAIGFCFGGSAVLDLARTGADVAAVVTFHGLLSDDSKLGSKLQSAHVLALNGADDANVPPEQRAAFEAEMRAAKVDWASVDYGNAVHCFTEKEATDATGNCRYDAKVATRAYAAMKAWLTEAFKK from the coding sequence ATGCGCCGTACGTTGCTTGCCTTGTCACTCCTCATCATGGGCGCCGCGGGCGGTGCCCAGGCCGCCATGGTTGCCAAGCCGGTCCAGTGGACCGACCACGGCGTGACCTTCAAGAGCTTCCTTGTCTACGACGATGCCGTGAAGGCGAAGCGTCCGGGCCTGCTCATGGTCCCGAACTGGTACGGCATCAACGACATGGCGATTGCCAAGGCGAAAGATATCGCCGGCAAGGACTACGTGATTCTGCTTACCGACATGTACGGTGGCGATGCGCACCCGAAGAGCACCGACGAAGCCGGCGCGGCGGTGAAGCCGCTCTATGGCGACCGCAAGATCATGCGTGAGCGTGTCTCGCGCGCGTTCGATGAACTGAAGACGCAGGAAAAGAATGCGCCGATCGATCCGGCACGCCTCGCGGCCATCGGTTTCTGCTTCGGTGGCTCGGCCGTGCTCGACCTGGCCCGCACCGGCGCCGATGTCGCCGCGGTGGTCACCTTCCACGGCCTGCTTTCCGATGACTCGAAGCTTGGCTCGAAGCTGCAGAGCGCGCATGTGCTGGCGCTAAACGGTGCTGATGATGCCAACGTGCCGCCGGAACAGCGCGCCGCGTTCGAGGCCGAGATGCGTGCGGCGAAGGTCGACTGGGCCTCGGTGGATTATGGCAACGCCGTGCATTGCTTCACCGAGAAGGAAGCCACGGATGCCACCGGCAACTGCCGCTACGACGCGAAGGTAGCCACCCGCGCCTACGCGGCGATGAAAGCCTGGCTCACCGAAGCCTTCAAGAAATAA
- a CDS encoding UbiH/UbiF/VisC/COQ6 family ubiquinone biosynthesis hydroxylase, producing the protein MVGAATALALARAGFSVALVDAREPAAWAAAHEVDLRVVGLAASSIQLLDELGVWHAIRDGRASPYERMVVWDAENGATLHFDAADEGRDVLGYIVENNLVQAVLWHALDDAGVRRIVPAEVTGYSLREDRAQLELADGQVLSARLVVAADGADSPLRSMVGIGTHGRDYAQRGVVAHIATARPHERTAWQRFLPTGPLAFLPLADGRCSIVWSLPEPEAQRILALDDAAFRDALGVASDFRLGPIESVTRRAAFPLRLKLADRYELGRLVLLGDAAHAVHPLAGQGVNLGLRDVVELRETLVEARKAGRDFAATHVLRRYARRRRSADELDARSFDALARIYSWAASPLVTARGFGVRLVDRLTPLKRALSRHAAGL; encoded by the coding sequence ATGGTGGGTGCGGCGACGGCGCTGGCGCTGGCCCGCGCGGGCTTCAGCGTGGCGCTGGTCGATGCCCGCGAGCCGGCGGCCTGGGCTGCTGCCCATGAAGTCGACCTGCGCGTCGTTGGCCTTGCCGCCTCATCGATCCAGTTGCTCGATGAACTCGGCGTGTGGCACGCGATCCGGGACGGCCGCGCCTCGCCTTACGAACGCATGGTGGTGTGGGATGCCGAAAACGGCGCCACGCTGCATTTCGATGCGGCTGATGAAGGCCGCGACGTGCTCGGCTACATCGTCGAGAACAACCTCGTGCAGGCGGTGCTGTGGCACGCCCTGGACGATGCCGGCGTCCGCCGGATCGTGCCTGCCGAAGTGACGGGCTACAGCCTGCGCGAGGATCGCGCGCAGCTGGAGCTTGCCGATGGGCAGGTGTTGTCCGCCAGGCTCGTGGTCGCCGCGGATGGGGCGGATTCGCCCTTGCGCAGCATGGTGGGCATTGGCACCCACGGCCGCGACTACGCCCAGCGCGGCGTGGTCGCGCATATCGCTACGGCACGGCCGCATGAGCGCACGGCATGGCAGCGCTTCCTGCCGACGGGTCCGCTGGCTTTCCTGCCATTGGCGGATGGCCGCTGTTCCATCGTGTGGTCGTTGCCTGAACCCGAGGCACAGCGGATCCTGGCGCTGGATGACGCCGCGTTCCGCGATGCGCTGGGCGTGGCCAGCGATTTCCGCCTCGGCCCTATCGAGAGCGTGACTCGTCGCGCGGCCTTCCCGCTACGGTTGAAGCTGGCCGATCGCTATGAACTGGGCCGGCTTGTCCTGCTGGGCGACGCGGCGCACGCCGTGCATCCGCTCGCGGGGCAGGGCGTGAACCTGGGCCTGCGCGACGTGGTGGAACTGCGCGAGACACTGGTAGAGGCACGCAAGGCCGGTCGCGATTTCGCCGCCACCCACGTACTCCGTCGCTACGCCCGCCGCCGCCGGAGCGCCGACGAGCTGGATGCGCGTTCGTTTGATGCGCTGGCGCGGATCTACAGCTGGGCCGCCTCGCCGCTCGTCACCGCCCGCGGCTTTGGCGTACGTCTGGTCGATCGCCTTACGCCGCTGAAGCGGGCACTTTCCCGCCACGCCGCCGGCCTCTAG